One Brassica napus cultivar Da-Ae chromosome C4, Da-Ae, whole genome shotgun sequence genomic region harbors:
- the LOC125585135 gene encoding receptor-like protein 53 gives MAAKTQPSSSSLLLMSLLLLLVSLIFPSSVLSATLRSDIQALESIIRSIDPSSISPSSYLSTWDFSEDPCEGSGTFLGVMCSFPLENTTSRVTEIDLDDDGYEGFLSDEVGNLTELTVLSLSRNRFRGPMPETVFQLKKLTKLSLSENLFTGDITPGITWLKELKTIDLSKNSIAGEIPPRISSLRSLTHLILSNNHLDGRIPPLNGLWKLQALELGNNHLSGTLPKLPPSLRTLSLCYNSLAGRISPLHRLKHLVSLDVSQNRFSGTIGHQILTFPEISHINVSFNHFTSIEVVQVTGIESRLRILDAEGNQLQGHLPLNLPTYGNLKDINLRSNKFSGDIPRIYGKRLENSWRSLYLENNYLTGLLPEEFLRLSRQVRGSLSNNCLQCPKNVPICKGVQKAKSQCTNAMQVEGLE, from the coding sequence ATGGCTGCTAAAACAcaaccatcttcttcttcattactACTCATGTCCTTGCTCTTACTACTTGTTTCACTCATTTTCCCTTCATCAGTTCTCTCAGCCACTCTTCGATCTGATATCCAAGCTCTAGAGTCTATCATACGGAGCATTGATCCAAGTTCCATCTCCCCTTCCTCTTACCTCAGCACATGGGACTTCTCTGAAGACCCATGTGAAGGCTCAGGGACGTTCTTAGGAGTCATGTGTTCTTTCCCTCTTGAAAACACAACCAGCAGAGTCACAGAGATCGACCTTGACGATGATGGCTACGAAGGTTTCCTCTCTGATGAAGTAGGGAACCTTACAGAGCTCACGGTCCTTAGCCTCAGCAGGAACAGGTTCCGCGGTCCAATGCCAGAAACTGTCTTCCAACTCAAGAAACTCACCAAACTCTCCCTCTCTGAAAACCTCTTCACTGGAGACATAACACCAGGAATCACCTGGCTCAAAGAGCTCAAAACCATAGACCTGTCCAAGAACAGCATTGCGGGCGAGATCCCTCCAAGGATCTCATCCTTGAGAAGCTTGACTCACCTGATCCTATCAAACAACCATCTAGACGGGAGAATACCTCCACTCAACGGCTTGTGGAAGCTACAAGCGTTGGAACTCGGTAACAATCACCTTTCCGGAACCCTCCCTAAGCTTCCTCCAAGTCTAAGAACTCTATCTCTCTGCTACAACAGCCTCGCAGGACGCATATCGCCTCTGCATAGGCTGAAACACCTTGTGTCACTAGATGTGAGCCAGAACAGATTCTCAGGCACCATTGGCCACCAAATCCTAACGTTCCCAGAGATATCTCACATCAATGTATCATTTAACCATTTCACATCCATAGAGGTTGTTCAGGTTACAGGCATTGAGTCCCGCCTGCGGATACTTGACGCTGAAGGAAACCAACTACAGGGTCACCTTCCACTGAACCTGCCGACTTATGGAAACTTGAAGGATATCAATCTAAGGAGCAACAAGTTCTCCGGAGACATTCCGAGGATTTATGGGAAAAGACTTGAGAATTCATGGAGAAGCTTGTACTTGGAGAACAACTACCTCACAGGTTTGCTTCCTGAAGAGTTTCTAAGGCTCTCCAGACAGGTCAGAGGAAGCCTTTCCAATAACTGTCTGCAGTGTCCAAAGAACGTTCCAATCTGCAAAGGAGTACAAAAGGCGAAATCGCAATGCACCAATGCAATGCAGGTGGAGGGCTTGGAGTAG